A region of Cyanobacteria bacterium QS_8_64_29 DNA encodes the following proteins:
- a CDS encoding BolA family transcriptional regulator gives MVSLQQVKDAIRSQLPDAEVQVQDLTGGGDHLEAVVVSSQFEGKSRVKQHQLVYGALQEALASEAIHALALKTYTPEAWQQAHQTA, from the coding sequence ATGGTCAGCCTGCAGCAAGTCAAAGATGCCATCCGGTCTCAGCTGCCGGATGCCGAGGTCCAGGTCCAAGACTTGACCGGTGGCGGCGACCATCTGGAGGCGGTGGTCGTGTCTTCCCAGTTTGAGGGCAAAAGCCGCGTCAAGCAGCACCAACTCGTTTACGGGGCATTGCAAGAGGCGCTGGCCTCGGAGGCCATCCACGCGCTAGCGCTCAAAACCTACACGCCCGAGGCCTGGCAGCAGGCCCATCAAACCGCCTGA
- a CDS encoding 1,4-alpha-glucan-branching protein, whose product MLLDIGSQVVALSLHQAIAWSEPALAAPRPVPAVERSAAAPLAAPTQAPLAQSVSEGNGNGGESGSSIARFFESLLEAVQQFWQSLVGGSTEEPEASSPQAASEKAPTREAGTEPPPQASASQPQAAPEEVPDPQRPAAASAPPSRERPTQQFDIDLSFSSPVIERYVAQSEPFEGDAERFVLERSISPDAASLNLAAVEALSRQPQLDPDSFQPDVGVRFHDDGSVTVRALVGNASERLRLIGDFNNWGQGVDLAQYELHPTEANPQIHALTLPPDDYHKDQYRLVDGEGNQRLHMSADLFATPAFNQRFYDDRQGDALNAVLWEPQSPPRQGRPPKPDMRDEPLVIAEADPISLAWSWECPNPDSRFHGQTGEQNVSRLYRFISECGLPERMAELGYNVVQFMPLDAHIDFWDPERRNYPDWRYSYQTLNFYGKHADFGSPDELREMVDAFHRADVAVVLDVIYSHFPVKGNNPPRQFEGLGFDQYVRADGSGLYGGPWTKWETKRFNYTPKIRKNIIDAALNNLLNYGFDGIRLDNTNGIDYEPYGRQLMRELAAVVRLYDPRSLVIAEGYFGDPYLNRALRAGGAGMTTTYSDRFYLWFTEQILKHRDEIDMWYLNYMLDQDWPRAFIYYPGNHDEFANPGNSFQTRGMYLAEALDVGEFHNQKIRSWSALAQFASSYYLDMVQLWTLQPGNFNHRAAIEWDRLGRGGAADRLVRFQRNMKEFFQSEPAFAARNLHRNVTHWIDDANQTVTFERIDFGTGKRVYVTVNLGDRAISDYRIPVASEEATFRRALDSDQPAYGGEGRNPETREAQDGELSFYLGSYGVTAWVQQDNFPPPPQPPGYYQSYRPDGFAGR is encoded by the coding sequence ATGTTGCTCGATATCGGATCGCAGGTCGTCGCCCTATCATTGCACCAGGCCATTGCCTGGAGCGAGCCAGCGCTGGCAGCCCCCCGGCCCGTGCCGGCCGTCGAACGCTCGGCTGCAGCACCGCTGGCTGCACCAACCCAGGCGCCGCTCGCCCAGTCAGTCTCTGAGGGGAATGGCAATGGCGGCGAGAGCGGCTCGTCCATCGCCCGCTTTTTTGAGTCCCTGCTAGAGGCCGTGCAGCAATTTTGGCAGTCGCTTGTGGGCGGGAGCACCGAAGAACCCGAGGCGAGTTCTCCCCAAGCCGCCAGCGAAAAGGCCCCGACGCGCGAAGCCGGGACCGAGCCACCCCCCCAGGCGAGCGCATCCCAACCCCAGGCAGCGCCCGAGGAAGTTCCCGACCCCCAACGCCCGGCAGCGGCGAGCGCGCCCCCGAGCCGCGAACGGCCCACCCAACAGTTCGATATCGATCTGAGCTTCAGCTCGCCGGTGATCGAGCGCTACGTTGCCCAGAGCGAGCCGTTTGAGGGCGATGCCGAGCGGTTCGTGCTGGAGCGCTCCATCAGCCCCGATGCCGCCAGCCTCAACCTGGCAGCGGTGGAAGCGCTGTCGCGGCAGCCGCAGCTCGATCCCGACAGCTTCCAGCCCGATGTGGGCGTTCGCTTCCACGACGATGGCTCGGTCACGGTGCGCGCGCTGGTGGGCAACGCCTCGGAGCGCCTGCGCCTCATCGGCGATTTCAACAACTGGGGCCAGGGCGTCGATCTGGCTCAGTACGAATTGCACCCCACCGAGGCCAACCCCCAAATTCACGCCCTGACGCTGCCACCGGACGACTACCACAAGGATCAGTACCGCTTGGTGGATGGCGAGGGCAACCAGCGCCTGCACATGAGCGCGGATTTGTTTGCCACCCCCGCGTTCAACCAGCGCTTTTACGACGACCGCCAAGGGGACGCGCTCAATGCCGTGCTTTGGGAGCCCCAATCCCCACCGCGCCAGGGGCGGCCCCCCAAGCCCGACATGCGCGACGAGCCGCTAGTGATCGCCGAGGCCGATCCCATCTCGCTGGCCTGGAGTTGGGAGTGCCCCAACCCGGATTCGCGCTTCCACGGGCAAACGGGCGAGCAAAACGTTTCGCGGCTCTATCGCTTCATTAGCGAGTGCGGCCTGCCCGAGCGCATGGCCGAGCTGGGCTACAACGTGGTCCAGTTCATGCCGCTGGATGCCCACATTGACTTCTGGGACCCCGAGCGCCGCAACTACCCGGACTGGCGCTATAGCTACCAGACGCTCAATTTCTACGGCAAGCACGCCGATTTTGGCAGCCCCGACGAGCTGCGCGAGATGGTGGATGCCTTCCACCGCGCCGATGTGGCTGTCGTGCTCGATGTCATCTACAGCCACTTTCCGGTCAAGGGCAACAACCCACCGCGCCAGTTTGAGGGGCTGGGCTTCGACCAATACGTCCGCGCCGACGGCAGCGGGCTCTACGGCGGACCTTGGACCAAGTGGGAGACTAAGCGCTTCAACTACACCCCCAAGATCCGCAAAAACATCATCGATGCCGCCCTCAACAACCTACTCAACTACGGCTTCGACGGCATCCGGCTCGATAACACCAACGGTATCGACTACGAACCCTACGGCCGGCAGCTGATGCGCGAGTTGGCGGCGGTAGTGCGGCTCTACGATCCCCGCAGCCTCGTCATTGCCGAAGGGTACTTTGGCGATCCCTACCTCAACCGGGCGCTGCGCGCGGGCGGCGCCGGCATGACCACCACCTACAGCGATCGCTTCTACCTGTGGTTCACCGAGCAGATCCTCAAACACCGCGATGAGATCGACATGTGGTATCTCAACTACATGTTGGATCAGGATTGGCCGCGCGCCTTTATCTACTACCCCGGCAACCACGATGAGTTCGCCAACCCGGGCAATTCCTTTCAAACGCGGGGGATGTATCTGGCCGAGGCGCTGGATGTGGGAGAGTTCCACAACCAGAAAATCCGCTCCTGGTCGGCACTGGCCCAATTTGCCAGCTCTTACTACCTCGATATGGTCCAGCTGTGGACCCTGCAGCCCGGCAACTTCAATCACCGGGCCGCGATCGAGTGGGACCGCCTGGGCCGCGGTGGCGCTGCCGACCGGCTGGTGCGCTTCCAGCGCAATATGAAGGAATTTTTCCAGTCGGAACCGGCTTTTGCCGCGCGCAACCTGCACCGCAACGTCACCCACTGGATTGATGACGCCAACCAGACGGTGACCTTCGAGCGCATCGATTTTGGCACGGGCAAGCGCGTGTACGTCACGGTCAACCTGGGTGATCGCGCCATCAGCGACTATCGCATCCCAGTAGCTTCTGAAGAGGCCACCTTCCGGCGCGCGCTCGATAGCGACCAGCCGGCCTATGGCGGCGAGGGGCGCAACCCCGAGACGCGAGAGGCCCAAGACGGCGAGCTCAGCTTCTACCTGGGGAGCTACGGCGTGACGGCCTGGGTGCAGCAAGACAATTTCCCGCCGCCGCCGCAACCGCCGGGCTACTACCAGTCCTACCGGCCGGACGGGTTTGCCGGCCGCTAG
- the cimA gene encoding citramalate synthase: MSAPLWIYDTTLRDGAQHEGLSLSVEDKVKIARQLDGLGVPFIEGGWPGANPKDMQFFWQLQEAPLERAALVAFCATRRPNKAAADDPMLQSILRSGAEWVTLFGKSWDLHVTEGLNTTLAENRAMVAETVAYLRRQGCRVIYDAEHWFDGYKANPEYAFQTLRAALEAGAEWLVLCDTNGGTLPHEIAQIVSELKQELTRDGSALPPLGIHTHNDGGTAVANAIAAVREGAQMVQGTINGYGERCGNADLCALLPNLQLKLGYRCLEPERLAQLTPASRSISEIANLAPDDRAPFVGRSAFAHKGGIHVSAVERNPLTYEHIQPATIGNERRIVISEQAGLSNIQAKARSFGIELDKRDPACRNILERLKELESQGYQFEAAEASFELLVRSELQQHQPAFELKGFQVHCDMLRREGAQLSDSVATIKVAVGGEPIVEAAEGNGPVAALDAALRKALVKFYPAIAQFSLTDYKVRILDSRAGTAAQIRVLAESCNSERRWTTVGVSTNILEASYQAVVEGIEYGLMLEVQSPQQQPATSSGAA, from the coding sequence ATGAGCGCCCCACTGTGGATCTACGATACGACGCTGCGCGATGGGGCCCAGCACGAGGGGCTCTCGCTCTCGGTCGAAGACAAAGTCAAGATCGCGCGCCAGCTCGATGGGCTGGGCGTTCCCTTCATTGAGGGGGGCTGGCCCGGGGCCAATCCCAAAGACATGCAGTTTTTCTGGCAGTTGCAGGAAGCGCCGCTGGAGCGCGCTGCCCTGGTTGCGTTTTGCGCCACGCGGCGGCCCAACAAAGCAGCGGCCGACGATCCCATGCTGCAGTCGATCCTGCGCTCGGGGGCCGAGTGGGTCACCTTGTTTGGCAAATCCTGGGACCTGCACGTCACAGAAGGGCTCAACACCACCCTGGCCGAGAACCGGGCGATGGTGGCCGAGACGGTTGCCTACTTGCGCCGCCAGGGGTGCCGGGTCATCTACGATGCCGAGCACTGGTTTGATGGCTACAAGGCCAATCCCGAGTACGCATTCCAGACCCTGAGAGCTGCGCTCGAGGCCGGGGCGGAGTGGCTGGTGCTGTGCGATACCAACGGCGGCACCCTACCGCACGAGATTGCCCAGATCGTGAGCGAGCTCAAGCAGGAGCTGACGCGCGATGGCAGCGCCCTGCCGCCGCTGGGCATCCATACCCACAACGATGGCGGCACCGCCGTGGCCAACGCGATCGCCGCCGTGCGCGAGGGCGCCCAGATGGTGCAAGGCACCATCAACGGCTACGGCGAGCGCTGCGGCAATGCCGATCTGTGCGCGCTGCTGCCCAACTTGCAACTCAAGCTGGGCTACCGCTGCCTCGAGCCCGAGCGCTTGGCCCAGCTGACCCCGGCCAGCCGCTCGATCAGCGAAATTGCCAATTTGGCCCCCGACGATCGCGCGCCCTTTGTGGGGCGCTCGGCATTCGCCCACAAAGGCGGCATCCACGTCTCGGCCGTCGAGCGCAACCCGCTAACCTACGAGCACATCCAGCCTGCGACCATTGGCAACGAGCGCCGCATCGTCATCTCCGAGCAGGCCGGGCTGAGCAACATCCAAGCCAAGGCGCGCAGCTTCGGCATCGAGCTCGACAAGCGCGACCCCGCCTGCCGCAATATCCTGGAGCGCCTCAAGGAACTAGAGAGCCAGGGCTATCAATTCGAGGCGGCCGAGGCTAGCTTTGAGCTGCTCGTGCGCTCGGAGCTGCAACAACATCAGCCGGCTTTCGAGCTCAAAGGCTTTCAGGTCCACTGCGACATGCTGCGCCGCGAGGGGGCGCAGCTCAGCGATTCGGTGGCGACGATCAAGGTTGCCGTGGGCGGCGAGCCCATCGTAGAAGCCGCCGAGGGCAACGGCCCAGTAGCAGCGCTCGATGCGGCCCTGCGCAAGGCGCTGGTCAAGTTCTACCCGGCCATCGCCCAGTTCAGCCTCACCGACTACAAGGTTCGCATCCTAGATAGCAGGGCCGGAACGGCCGCCCAAATCCGGGTCTTGGCCGAATCCTGCAACAGCGAGCGGCGCTGGACCACCGTTGGGGTCTCGACCAATATCCTGGAGGCCTCTTACCAAGCGGTGGTGGAAGGCATTGAGTACGGCTTGATGCTGGAGGTCCAGTCGCCACAGCAGCAGCCGGCCACCTCCTCGGGGGCGGCCTAA
- a CDS encoding deoxyribonuclease V: MDAHLSVPRSVDAAIACQQRLRGEVVTQDRLGAIARVAGVDVGFEDGNATAKAAVVVLGWPELACQEQAVARQPTPFPYVPGLLSFREIPVMLEALARLQAPPDLILCDGHGIAHPRRLGIASHLGVLTGLPTIGAAKSKLVGHHAELPREKGHWRPLRHRGETVGAALRSRTGTKPLYVSSGHRVSLPTAVAWVLRCTPRYRLPETTRQADRLASGKA; this comes from the coding sequence ATGGATGCCCACCTATCCGTGCCCCGGAGCGTCGATGCGGCAATCGCCTGCCAGCAGCGCTTGCGCGGTGAGGTCGTTACCCAAGACCGCTTGGGCGCGATTGCGCGGGTGGCGGGCGTCGATGTGGGATTCGAAGACGGCAACGCCACCGCCAAGGCAGCGGTCGTCGTGTTGGGCTGGCCCGAACTGGCCTGCCAGGAACAGGCGGTCGCGCGCCAGCCCACCCCCTTTCCCTACGTGCCGGGCTTGCTGTCGTTTCGCGAGATTCCAGTGATGCTGGAGGCGCTCGCGCGCTTGCAGGCCCCACCCGATCTGATCCTCTGCGACGGCCACGGCATCGCCCACCCGCGCCGCCTGGGGATCGCCTCCCATTTGGGGGTGCTGACCGGATTGCCCACCATTGGCGCGGCTAAGTCCAAGCTGGTGGGGCATCACGCCGAGCTGCCGCGCGAGAAGGGCCACTGGCGGCCGCTGCGCCACCGCGGCGAAACGGTTGGGGCCGCGCTGCGATCGCGCACCGGGACCAAGCCGCTGTACGTCTCCAGCGGCCACCGCGTCAGCTTGCCCACGGCAGTGGCTTGGGTACTGCGCTGCACGCCGCGCTATCGGCTCCCCGAGACCACCCGCCAGGCCGACCGGCTGGCCTCGGGCAAGGCCTAG
- the grxD gene encoding monothiol glutaredoxin, Grx4 family: protein MTPGLKERIDNLIAQDNIVVFMKGSKLMPQCGFSNNVVQILNTMGVPYQTVDVLEDNDIRQGIKEYTNWPTIPQVYVNGEFVGGSDIMIELYQNNELQQMLEVALAS from the coding sequence ATGACACCCGGACTCAAAGAGCGCATCGACAATCTCATCGCCCAGGACAACATCGTTGTCTTTATGAAGGGCTCCAAGCTGATGCCCCAGTGCGGGTTCTCCAACAATGTCGTCCAAATCCTCAACACCATGGGCGTCCCCTACCAGACCGTGGACGTCCTCGAGGACAACGACATCCGCCAGGGCATCAAGGAATACACCAATTGGCCCACGATCCCGCAAGTTTACGTCAACGGCGAATTCGTGGGCGGATCGGACATCATGATCGAGCTCTATCAAAACAACGAGCTCCAGCAAATGCTGGAGGTTGCCCTGGCCTCCTGA
- a CDS encoding cobalt ABC transporter, with protein sequence MVEPSAVPHLALEDLRLATHPGSPGISLRASRGERAAIVGASGAGKTTLLRTIARLRDPIAGTVRIDGCNCRQWPIRQLRRYAVLVPQEPQLLEMTVQQALAYPLQLQQRPAGEIRERMAQVEAQLGLPSEWRERRALQLSLGQRQQVAIARALMLQPPILLLDEPTSALDWGSAMRLLQALSALAERGTTLVMVNHQLELIRQFGDRALYLRAGSAVACERPAAIDWAAWQQALQADAAGASAEEFPEEATGERHSLQ encoded by the coding sequence ATGGTCGAGCCTTCTGCCGTTCCCCACCTGGCGCTGGAGGACCTCCGGCTGGCGACCCACCCGGGCTCGCCTGGCATTTCGCTACGCGCCTCTCGCGGCGAGCGCGCGGCCATCGTGGGCGCGAGCGGCGCCGGCAAAACCACCTTGCTGCGCACAATCGCCCGCTTGCGCGATCCCATTGCCGGCACCGTGCGCATCGACGGTTGCAATTGCCGCCAGTGGCCCATCCGGCAGCTTCGCCGGTACGCCGTTTTGGTGCCCCAGGAGCCGCAGTTGCTGGAGATGACCGTGCAGCAGGCCCTGGCGTACCCGCTGCAGCTGCAGCAACGCCCGGCCGGCGAGATCCGCGAGCGCATGGCGCAGGTGGAGGCGCAGCTGGGGCTCCCGAGCGAGTGGCGCGAGCGCAGGGCCTTGCAGCTATCGCTAGGGCAGCGGCAGCAGGTGGCGATCGCGCGGGCGCTAATGCTGCAGCCGCCCATTCTGCTGTTGGATGAGCCCACCTCAGCCCTGGATTGGGGCAGCGCAATGCGCCTGCTGCAAGCGCTGAGCGCCCTAGCCGAGCGCGGCACGACCCTGGTAATGGTCAACCACCAACTTGAGCTCATTCGCCAGTTTGGCGATCGCGCGCTCTACCTGCGCGCTGGGAGCGCCGTTGCCTGCGAGCGTCCGGCGGCGATCGATTGGGCGGCTTGGCAGCAGGCCCTGCAAGCCGATGCCGCTGGTGCCTCGGCCGAGGAGTTCCCAGAGGAGGCCACTGGCGAGCGCCACTCGCTACAATGA